A genome region from Triticum aestivum cultivar Chinese Spring chromosome 2B, IWGSC CS RefSeq v2.1, whole genome shotgun sequence includes the following:
- the LOC123046751 gene encoding disease resistance protein RGA2, translating to MLWALAPHARLSSSPSRSANRPAFALAFTELPYVCRPGEMSGLLGTVVDAAIGWLVQSIFDSFFTGRMEAWTHEIGLAEDVEKLKLQMRYVQMVLAAAEGRRIENMHLAQSLDDLRGLLYDSEDVMDELDYYRLEQQITEGKVCSASTGTKPEGNYVFSSTLSSVVKLVHNATSQITDWISPGRKRKREEEEPAHCNTLPFEIKDSISKRIRVIVNLLHSNGNSVQGVLQLEILRPIATSSKSQNIARNARMTTSFPIEPRVYGRDAERDNIIDLLRNGKSSDLNVLPVVGIGGIGKTTLARYVYHDKRIKGLFDLQMWVCVSTSFDVAGLTLEILEHVCEDRPYEKKSSLNKLQEILSENIRNKRFLLVLDDMWEDKDRSGWIKLLAPLKSNQANGCMVLATTRTKSVAKMIGTMDEITLTGLDEKEFWLFFKACAFRNDNREHHPSFQSIGKQIAKALKGCPLAARSVGALLSTDVSYQHWTAVQDKWKSLQEYDDDILPILKLSYEYLPVHLQRCFSYCSLFPEDYQFNGKELVHAWISQNFVQRKDPTIRLEETGHAYLERLVDLGFFQKDGSHYIMHDLMHVLAGTVSANECATIDGLKSESIQATVRHLSIITTDFEEDEHGNNSSEKLDKILQKVSSWHKLRTLMLFGQSSIHLLGSLSTLCERAKCLRFLSVSGADIGSTNSLLNLFHLRYIMAYRVNNPAFRQALTSCYHLQVLDVGISGNLDVPADMNNLVNLRHLIAHEKVHHAIDSVGNMTSLQELKFKVQNVGSFQIGQLQSMNKLVFLAISQLENAKTKEEARGARLIDKGYLDKLSLSWENSSMNLQPEAAKDVLDGLQPHQNLKHLEITGYGGVTSPTWLSSTFSVTSLQILHLENCREWKILRSIQMPSLRKLTLIGMLNIMEISVPSLEELILIDMPKLEKCIGSYGMELTSHLRVLMIKNCPQLNEFTLFRSYSSFEAEQKSWFPSLSKLSIGQCPHIMNNWEILPLREMEALKELELMDLHVVRVSVPSLEKLVLAKMPSLEFCSSLTSPPLQFLPSQGDPKEWTSDLRRLTIHKCPRLIVLHPLPPSALISELSIREVSTLPTMRINWRRFTIESNQLCVLDDSILAFDNLRGIASLEIKNCQNLVSLSREFNQLFALEYLSIHDCPIFTKSNIMSEIDQENSTSACSLVLPSLKSVNIKTCGVTGRWLTQMVSHSQSLENLQLRDCPQIKFLSIGQPRETEGTSSLASAVMTSAQDEQELKLPYDLVCSLKKLWIQESWDLEFCGGKRDFAGFTSLTELVLQGCPKLVSLLVGETKDDGAMEVGLLPPSLEDLTITSLPENLHSFAPQGLLHLKKLSLRDGPCLRSVQLHSCTALKQLEITGCVGLAVLEGLQFLSSLQSLAMEMNPELSCAWVLKLQEQEQCGNQIQLLPPSLEELYIWNLTDRVQSHLLSCLSAMASLAIQRSPELTSLQLGCCTAVKELEIGDCDSLLSIEGLQFCVNLTSLKVFNSPGLVSLLELVSQQQGASEIWSGLETLEIDDASVLSMPFCKQLTSLTHLEFSSRGGKLGESLVSLTGEQERALQLLTSLQKLQFSWYINLLSLPANLHSLASLERLSIYRCQRITRLPDMGLPTSLRSLELSNCSEELGMHCRIVATEKLRVMIDRQYVN from the exons ATGTTATGGGCCCTGGCGCCTCACGCTCGGCTCAGCTCAAGTCCGAGCCGGTCGGCAAACAG ACCTGCTTTTGCTCTTGCCTTTACTGAGCTACCTTACGTGTGCCGGCCGGGGGAGATGTCGGGGTTGCTTGGCACAGTTGTTGATGCAGCAATAGGATGGCTGGTGCAAAGCATCTTTGACAGCTTCTTTACTGGACGTATGGAAGCCTGGACTCATGAAATCGGGCTTGCTGAAGATGTGGAGAAGCTCAAACTTCAGATGAGGTACGTGCAGATGGTTCTTGCTGCTGCCGAGGGAAGGAGGATTGAAAATATGCATCTGGCCCAGTCACTGGATGATCTCAGAGGGCTGCTTTATGACTCAGAGGATGTGATGGACGAGCTCGACTACTACCGACTCGAGCAACAGATCACTGAAG GGAAAGTTTGTAGTGCTTCTACTGGTACTAAGCCGGAGGGAAATTATGTGTTCTCATCCACTCTATCTTCTGTTGTTAAATTAGTACACAACGCCACAAGCCAAATAACTGATTGGATCTCACCCGGCAGAAAAAGGAAACGTGAAGAGGAGGAGCCAGCTCATTGTAACACGCTGCCTTTTGAGATAAAAGATAGCATTTCTAAGAGGATCAGAGTTATAGTGAATCTTCTACACAGTAATGGCAATTCTGTGCAGGGGGTTCTTCAGCTTGAGATCTTGCGCCCCATTGCAACATCAAGCAAGAGTCAGAATATTGCCAGGAATGCTCGCATGACAACTTCTTTTCCAATTGAACCTAGGGTGTACGGGAGGGATGCAGAGAGAGACAATATAATAGACCTGCTGAGAAATGGGAAATCTAGTGATCTGAATGTTTTGCCAGTGGTTGGCATTGGTGGAATTGGGAAGACGACGCTTGCTAGATATGTATACCATGATAAAAGAATTAAAGGCCTTTTTGATTTGCAAATGTGGGTCTGTGTATCCACTAGCTTTGATGTAGCGGGGCTAACACTTGAGATCCTAGAGCATGTATGTGAAGACAGACCGTATGAGAAAAAAAGCAGCTTGAATAAATTACAGGAGATCCTTTCAGAGAATATTAGAAACAAAAGATTTCTGCTTGTATTGGACGATATGTGGGAAGACAAGGACAGGAGTGGATGGATTAAACTCTTGGCTCCATTGAAAAGTAACCAAGCAAATGGTTGCATGGTACTAGCAACAACTAGAACAAAATCAGTGGCAAAAATGATAGGAACTATGGATGAAATCACATTGACTGGTCTAGATGAAAAGGAGTTTTGGCTGTTCTTCAAGGCATGTGCATTTCGCAATGACAATCGTGAGCACCATCCTAGTTTTCAATCTATTGGGAAACAGATTGCAAAAGCACTAAAAGGCTGCCCACTAGCTGCACGTAGTGTTGGTGCACTTCTGAGTACAGATGTTAGCTATCAGCATTGGACAGCAGTTCAGGACAAATGGAAATCTCTTCAAGAATACGATGATGATATTTTACCCATCTTGAAGCTCAGTTATGAGTATCTACCAGTCCACCTTCAGCGCTGTTTCTCATATTGCTCTTTGTTTCCAGAGGACTACCAATTTAATGGGAAAGAATTGGTCCATGCTTGGATATCGCAAAATTTTGTGCAGCGCAAAGATCCTACCATAAGATTGGAAGAAACAGGGCACGCATATTTGGAAAGATTAGTGGATTTGGGCTTCTTCCAAAAGGATGGCTCACACTATATTATGCATGACCTAATGCACGTACTCGCTGGGACGGTTTCAGCAAATGAGTGTGCTACTATTGATGGATTGAAATCTGAATCAATTCAAGCAACTGTTCGGCATTTGTCTATCATAACTACTGATTTTGAGGAAGATGAACATGGCAACAATTCTAGTGAGAAGCTTGACAAAATACTTCAGAAGGTTAGTTCTTGGCACAAATTGAGGACCTTGATGTTGTTTGGGCAAAGCAGCATACATTTATTAGGGTCCTTGAGTACTTTATGCGAGAGGGCTAAATGTTTAAGGTTCCTAAGTGTGTCAGGTGCTGACATCGGCTCTACAAACAGCTTGTTAAATCTGTTCCATCTTCGTTATATAATGGCATACAGAGTCAACAACCCTGCGTTTCGTCAAGCTTTGACAAGTTGTTATCACCTTCAAGTACTGGATGTGGGCATTTCAGGCAATCTTGATGTACCTGCTGATATGAATAATCTTGTTAATCTACGCCATCTTATTGCTCATGAGAAAGTGCACCATGCAATAGACTCTGTCGGCAACATGACCTCTCTCCAGGAGTTAAAATTCAAGGTTCAAAATGTTGGCAGTTTTCAGATAGGACAACTTCAGTCCATGAATAAGCTTGTATTTCTTGCAATTTCTCAACTTGAAAATGCGAAGACTAAAGAAGAGGCGAGGGGGGCCAGGCTGATAGACAAAGGGTATCTAGACAAATTATCGTTATCATGGGAGAATAGTAGCATGAATCTTCAACCTGAGGCTGCAAAAGATGTGCTTGATGGTCTTCAACCACATCAGAACCTCAAACATCTAGAAATAACTGGATATGGTGGTGTTACCTCCCCAACCTGGCTTTCCAGTACTTTCTCAGTTACCTCACTGCAGATACTTCATCTAGAGAATTGCAGAGAATGGAAAATTCTTCGGTCTATTCAAATGCCTTCCCTTAGGAAGCTAACATTGATCGGGATGTTGAATATAATGGAAATCTCAGTTCCTTCTTTGGAAGAGTTGATCTTGATCGATATGCCAAAATTGGAAAAATGTATCGGTTCTTATGGAATGGAATTGACCTCCCATCTAAGGGTTTTGATGATCAAGAACTGCCCTCAACTGAATGAGTTCACTCTTTTCAGGAGTTACTCTTCTTTCGAAGCTGAGCAGAAGTCATGGTTTCCGTCTCTCAGTAAACTCTCCATCGGGCAGTGTCCTCATATAATGAA CAACTGGGAAATCCTTCCACTAAGAGAAATGGAGGCGCTAAAggagttggagttgatggacctgCATGTTGTCAGAGTGTCAGTTCCTTCTCTGGAGAAGTTGGTGTTGGCTAAAATGCCAAGCCTGGAATTTTGCAGCAGTCTAACTTCTCCACCTCTGCAATTTTTACCTTCACAAGGAGATCCAAAGGAGTGGACATCTGACCTCCGTAGACTCACCATCCACAAGTGCCCTCGTTTGATTGTGCTTCATCCTCTTCCGCCTTCTGCTCTAATTTCTGAGTTGTCCATCAGGGAGGTTTCTACACTTCCAACAATGAGGATCAACTGGAGACGTTTCACTATCGAATCTAATCAGTTGTGTGTTCTAGATGATAGTATCTTGGCATTTGATAATCTTAGGGGCATAGCATCATTGGAAATTAAAAATTGTCAAAATCTGGTCTCTCTTTCAAGGGAATTCAACCAGCTATTCGCTTTAGAGTATTTAAGTATACACGACTGCCCTATTTTTACCAAGTCAAACATCATGTCAGAGATTGACCAGGAAAACAGCACATCTGCATGCAGCCTTGTCCTCCCATCTCTCAAATCTGTCAACATTAAAACATGTGGAGTAACAGGGAGGTGGCTCACACAAATGGTTTCACATTCGCAGTCCCTTGAGAACTTGCAATTAAGGGACTGTCCACAGATAAAGTTTCTATCAATCGGTCAACCTAGAGAAACGGAAGGAACCAGCAGTTTGGCTTCTGCAGTGATGACTTCAGCCCAAGATGAACAGGAACTAAAACTGCCATATGATCTCGTATGTTCTCTCAAGAAATTATGGATTCAGGAAAGCTGGGATCTGGAGTTCTGTGGGGGTAAGAGGGACTTCGCAGGATTCACCTCTCTTACGGAGCTAGTCCTTCAAGGTTGCCCCAAGCTGGTCTCATTGTTGGTGGGTGAAACAAAAGATGATGGTGCCATGGAAGTTGGGTTACTCCCACCATCACTTGAAGACCTTACTATCACTTCTCTCCCAGAAAACTTGCATTCCTTCGCTCCTCAAGGCCTTCTCCACCTCAAAAAGTTAAGTCTACGTGATGGCCCATGTTTGAGGTCTGTACAGCTGCATTCCTGTACGGCCCTAAAGCAGCTGGAAATCACGGGGTGTGTCGGGCTGGCTGTACTGGAGGGCTTGCAGTTTCTCAGCTCCCTTCAAAGCTTGGCGATGGAGATGAATCCCGAGCTGTCTTGTGCATGGGTTCTCAAACTGCAGGAGCAAGAACAGTGTGGCAATCAAATTCAGTTGCTTCCTCCCTCACTTGAAGAACTTTATATCTGGAATCTCACAGATAGGGTCCAGTCCCATCTTCTGTCCTGCCTTTCTGCCATGGCCAGTTTAGCAATACAGAGAAGTCCAGAATTGACGTCTCTACAGCTGGGATGCTGCACGGCAGTGAAAGAGTTGGAAATTGGAGACTGCGATTCGCTTTTGTCGATCGAGGGCCTCCAGTTCTGTGTAAACCTGACATCCTTGAAAGTATTTAACTCCCCTGGCCTAGTTTCCTTGTTGGAGCTTGTGTCACAGCAGCAAGGGGCCTCTGAGATCTGGTCTGGACTGGAAACTCTTGAGATTGATGACGCATCTGTCCTTTCCATGCCCTTCTGCAAACAGCTCACATCTCTAACGCACCTAGAGTTCAGTTCTCGGGGTGGTAAACTGGGAGAGAGCTTGGTGAGCCTTACAGGGGAGCAAGAGAGAGCATTACAGCTTCTAACCTCCCTCCAAAAACTTCAATTCTCGTGGTACATAAATCTCTTGTCACTTCCTGCAAACCTTCATAGCCTAGCCTCCCTTGAGAGGTTATCTATCTATCGTTGCCAGCGCATCACAAGGCTGCCAGACATGGGCCTCCCAACTTCTCTCAGATCTCTTGAGTTATCCAATTGCAGTGAGGAGTTAGGTATGCACTGCAGAATTGTAGCAACGGAGAAGCTAAGGGTCATGATTGATCGTCAGTATGTGAATTAA